The Mailhella massiliensis DNA segment CGCCTGGATGGTGGACGCCATCAAGCCCAACCTCATCCAGACCATCGAAGGCCAGCCCGTGTTCGTGCACGCCGGGCCGTTTGCCAACATCGCCCTCGGCCAGAGCTCCGTCATCGCCGACCGCCTCGGTCTCAAGCTTTCCGAATACCATGTCACCGAATCCGGCTTCGGCGCGGATATCGGCTATGAAAAATTCTGGAACCTCAAGTGCCACTACAGCGGACTCGCCCCCGACGCCGCGGTGCTCGTGGCCACGGTGCGCGCCCTGAAGAGCCACGGCGGAGCTCCCCTGCCCCGTCCCGGCCGCGCCCTGCCCGAAGAATACCGTCAGGAAAACGTGGGCTATGTGGAAAAGGGCTGCTGCAACCTGCTGCACCATATCCGCACCATCAAGAAGTCCGGCACCTCGCCCGTGGTGTGCATCAACGCCTTCGTCACCGATACTCCGGCCGAAATCGCCCGCATCCGTGAAATCTGCGAAGCGGAAGGCGCCAGAGTGGCCGTTTCCACCCACTGGGAACACGGCGGCGCGGGCGCGCTGGAACTTGCCGACGCCGTCATGGACGCCTGCAACGACAGGACCGACTTCCGTCCGCTCTACGACTGGAACGCGCCCTTCAAGGAACGCATCGAAAAGATCGCCCGCGAAGTGTACGGCGCCGACGGCGTGAACTACAGCGCCGAAGCGGAAAGCCGCCTTGCCGAAATGCAGGCCCGCCCCGATGCGGCGGAACTCGGCGTGTGCATGGTGAAGACGCAGTACTCCCTTTCCGACAACCCCGATCTCAAGGGCGAACCTTCCGGCTGGAAGCTGAACATCCGCGACGTGCTGCTCTACGGCGGCGCGGGTCTGGTGGTTCCCGTTTCCGGCAAGATATCGCTCATGCCCGGCACCGGTTCCAACCCGGCATTCCGCCGTGTGGATGTGGATACCGAAACCGGTCAGGTGCACGGCATTTTCTGATGCTTTCATCGCTCATGCGCCCGGCTCGGGCCGGGCGCAACGCGAAGGGCGGGCGCGGCGTATGCCGCACCCGCCCTTTTTTTCGCGGCGAGCCGTCATCTCTCCCGTACGGAACGCCGCTTCCCGGAAGAACCTGCGTAAAGCCCGCCCATCACCGAACCGACGATGAGCACGCACGAGGCAAGC contains these protein-coding regions:
- a CDS encoding formate--tetrahydrofolate ligase, yielding MALDPKQHADWEIAQDAETRMKDIYRIGRELGLEEKELLPYGHVMGKVDYMSVLSRLEGRPNGKYVDVTAITPTPLGEGKSTTTIGLVQGLAQRGKRVSAAIRQPSGGPTMGTKGSAAGGGLSQCIPLTQYSLGFTGDINAVTNAHNLAMVALTSRMQHERNYDDEKLLRLSGQERLNIDPTNVRMNWVIDFCCQALRNVVIGMGGKSDGFMMTSHFDISVSSEVMAILSVARDLKDMRERLGRIIVAYDRAGKPVTTEDLQVAGAMAAWMVDAIKPNLIQTIEGQPVFVHAGPFANIALGQSSVIADRLGLKLSEYHVTESGFGADIGYEKFWNLKCHYSGLAPDAAVLVATVRALKSHGGAPLPRPGRALPEEYRQENVGYVEKGCCNLLHHIRTIKKSGTSPVVCINAFVTDTPAEIARIREICEAEGARVAVSTHWEHGGAGALELADAVMDACNDRTDFRPLYDWNAPFKERIEKIAREVYGADGVNYSAEAESRLAEMQARPDAAELGVCMVKTQYSLSDNPDLKGEPSGWKLNIRDVLLYGGAGLVVPVSGKISLMPGTGSNPAFRRVDVDTETGQVHGIF